One part of the Ornithorhynchus anatinus isolate Pmale09 chromosome 21, mOrnAna1.pri.v4, whole genome shotgun sequence genome encodes these proteins:
- the MPG gene encoding DNA-3-methyladenine glycosylase, protein MLRKRLRKSAAEAGEPGLDKTPVAGVPAPRRPRPPPERSIYFTGESRPARLGMDFFNQPGIALARALLGQVLVRRLPDGQELRGRVVETEAYLGPEDQAAHSRGGKQTPRNKGMFMCPGTLYVYLIYGMHFCFNISSQGAGACVLLRALEPLEGLAAMRDHRQLRRRRGKALRDRDLCNGPAKLCQALAIDRTFDRRQLADDAALWMEAGAEPPDPGAVVAAARIGVEAAGDWALKPLRFYVRGHACVSVLDREAERRLPGES, encoded by the exons ATGCTCAGGAAGCGTCTGAGGAAGTCGGCGGCGGAGGCCGGAGAGCCGGGCCTGGACAAGACCCCCGTGGCGGGGGTGCCGgccccccgccgaccccggccccctccggagCGCAGCATCTATTTCACTGGAGAGAGCCGCCCGGCCCGACTGGGCATGGACTTCTTCAACCAGCCTGGTATCGCCCTGGCACGGGCTCTGCTGGGCCAG GTGCTGGTCCGGAGGCTCCCCGACGGGCAGGAGCTGCGTGGGCGGGTGGTTGAGACAGAGGCCTACCTGGGTCCCGAGGACCAGGCCGCCCACTCCAGAGGGGGCAAGCAGACGCCACGCAACAAGGGCATGTTCATGTGCCCGGGAACCCTGTACGTCTACCTCATCTACGGCATGCATTTCTGCTTCAACATCTCCAGCCAAG GGGCCGGGGCCTGTGTCCTGCTGCGGGCCCTGGAGCCGCTGGAGGGCCTGGCCGCCATGCGGGACCACCGCCAGCTACGCCGGCGAAGGGGGAAGGCCCTGCGCGACCGCGACCTCTGCAACGGCCCCGCCAagctgtgccaggccctggccaTCGACCGGACCTTCGACCGGCGCCAGCTGGCGGACGATGCGGCCCTCTGGATGGAGGCCGGGGCCGAGCCACCCGACCCAGGGGCCGTGGTGGCCGCCGCCAGGATCGGCGTCGAGGCCGCCGGGGACTGGGCCCTCAAGCCGCTGCGTTTCTACGTCCGCGGGCACGCCTGCGTCAGCGTGCTGGACAGAGAGGCCGAGCGTCGGCTGCCTGGGGAATCCTAG